A part of Xenopus tropicalis strain Nigerian chromosome 4, UCB_Xtro_10.0, whole genome shotgun sequence genomic DNA contains:
- the tmem208 gene encoding transmembrane protein 208 isoform X1, producing MRSMAQASFSEDGSLLDGGIDLNMEQGMAEHLKDVVLLTAIVQVLSCFSLYFWFFWLLAPGRALYLLWINVLGPWFTADNSSTVPQEQNEKRQRRQERRQMKRF from the exons ATGCGAAGCATGGCCCAGGCATCTTTTTCTGAAGATGGAAGCCTTCTAGATGGAGGAATTGACCTGAACATGGAGCAAGGAATGGCAGA ACATCTGAAGGATGTTGTGTTGCTGACAGCAATAGTACAGGTCCTTAGCTGTTTTTCACTGTACTTCTGGTTCTTCTGGCTGTTG GCTCCTGGTCGTGCACTGTATCTGCTCTGGATTAATGTTCTTGGTCCTTGGTTCACTGCTGATAATTCTTCTACAGTTCCGCAAGAGCAAAATGAAAAACGACAACGACGTCAAGAACGAAGGCAAATGAAGAGATTCTGA
- the tmem208 gene encoding transmembrane protein 208 encodes MAPKGKVGTKGKKQIYEENKETLSFYLRIILGATVLCGAINLGIFYSSSNFWTWATLVFSGIVYAGAYRSMRSMAQASFSEDGSLLDGGIDLNMEQGMAEHLKDVVLLTAIVQVLSCFSLYFWFFWLLAPGRALYLLWINVLGPWFTADNSSTVPQEQNEKRQRRQERRQMKRF; translated from the exons ATGGCG CCCAAGGGTAAGGTTGGAACAAAAGGAAAGAAGCAGATTTATGAAGAAAATAAGGAGACATTGAGTTTCTACTTGCGCATCATCCTTGGAGCTACA GTGTTATGCGGAGCAATTAATCTCGGAATATTTTACAGCTCTTCTAATTTCTGGACGTGG GCAACACTGGTGTTCAGTGGGATAGTGTATGCTGGAGCTTATCGTTCCATGCGAAGCATGGCCCAGGCATCTTTTTCTGAAGATGGAAGCCTTCTAGATGGAGGAATTGACCTGAACATGGAGCAAGGAATGGCAGA ACATCTGAAGGATGTTGTGTTGCTGACAGCAATAGTACAGGTCCTTAGCTGTTTTTCACTGTACTTCTGGTTCTTCTGGCTGTTG GCTCCTGGTCGTGCACTGTATCTGCTCTGGATTAATGTTCTTGGTCCTTGGTTCACTGCTGATAATTCTTCTACAGTTCCGCAAGAGCAAAATGAAAAACGACAACGACGTCAAGAACGAAGGCAAATGAAGAGATTCTGA
- the usp1 gene encoding ubiquitin carboxyl-terminal hydrolase 1 (The RefSeq protein has 1 substitution compared to this genomic sequence), giving the protein MPGVTHCESQTVLSKSSPPRRNRLSLRFFQKKETKRALEFTETSATTESQNDEEKESEISDQVVPTPQLSPPSCCVKKESLIPFVGLNNLGNTCYLNSILQVLCYCPGFKNGIKLLSEIISKKVENLSKEREQTQDKDTVKHELPASYEVVCSLSSLIHSMEHLQITFLSNPENYDSELAAQPRRLLNTLREVNPMYEGYLQHDAQEVLQCILGNIQEACQVMKKEMLINSQANDSIKNEQDTAKLETESKGLNGGDIETVNGSSAEITELETNENGKRKSDNEAGNVKKRTKLTKEPSAEEQRLTRSKRKSLPEKQDKRTDAPLKSDSGNSNNSQKKSKLGLNWLKSGKQPSILSKFCSLSKQSDSSSKCSETQSIKSTEKISERKKSKENGLGIFENTKKGEDTETLSGNVESSGFELVEKMFQGKLVLRTRCLECESFTERREDFQDISVPVLESEPPKLEDSSDISPDPRLETKTLRWAISQFASVERIVGEDKYFCENCHHYTEAERSLLFDKIPDIVTIHLKCFSANSSEFDCFGGLSKVNTALLTPLNLSLEEWSTNQTKDLYGLFAVVMHSGVTISSGHYTAYVRIPEISDLERDHMKALVDHKDVLQAEPLNEEEARMSDANYDDGEVSFRVNGCVPSASKVSKKQTDTVSLLGGQKSKPDFQQLPNKTAKSETVLNSFGDKSYSASFSVDLQCDKSDKRDCKSANSTFSFLESLKEYLGKWLLFDDSEVKVTEEKDFMTAISPNTLSTSTPYLLFYKKLI; this is encoded by the exons ATGCCAGGAGTCACTCACTGTGAAAGCCAAACAGTCCTATCCAAAAGCAGCCCTCCAAGAAGGAACCGCTTGTCTTTGCGCTTTTTTCAGAAGAAAGAAACCAAAAGGGCACTGGAATTTACTGAGACATCAGCAACAACAGAGAGTCAAAATGATGAGGAGAAGGAATCTGAGAT CAGTGATCAAGTCGTTCCAACTCCTCAGTTATCACCGCCATCCTGCTGTGTGAAAAAAGAAAGTCTCATTCCATTTGTTGGTTTGAATAATCTTGGTAATACCTGCTACCTCAACAGCATACTTCAG gTATTGTGCTATTGTCCTGGATTTAAAAATGGAATCAAGCTTCTGTCTGAGATTATTTCTAAGAAGGTGGAAAATTTAAGTAAAGAAAGAGAGCAGACACAGGACAAG GATACTGTAAAGCATGAGTTACCTGCAAGTTATGAAGTTGTTTGCAGTTTGAGTTCTTTGATTCATTCTATGGAACACCTACAAATAACTTTTCTATCAAACCCAGAAAATTATGATTCTGAACTTGCTGCCCAACCAAGGAGACTTCTTAACACGCTGAG GGAGGTAAATCCTATGTATGAAGGCTATCTACAGCATGATGCACAAGAAGTTTTGCAgtgtattttgggaaatattcaAGAGGCTTGTCAGGTTATGAAAAAGGAAATGCTGATAAACTCACAGGCGAATGATTCCATTAAGAATGAGCAGGACACTGCTAAGTTGGAAACTGAGAGCAAAGGATTAAATGGTGGTGACATAGAGACTGTAAATGGCAGCTCTGCTGAAATAACTGAATTGGAGACAAATGAAAATGGCAAAAGGAAAAGTGATAACGAGGCTGGAAATGTAAAGAAAAGGACCAAATTAACAAAAGAACCATCAGCAGAAGAACAGAGATTAACCAGATCTAAAAGGAAGTCACTTCCAGAAAAACAGGATAAAAGAACTGATGCCCCCCTTAAGAGTGACAGTGgaaattcaaataattcacagaaAAAATCAAAGCTAGGGTTAAACTGGCTGAAATCTGGTAAACAACCTAGCATATTATCTAAGTTTTGTAGCTTGAGTAAACAGTCAGACTCTTCATCCAAATGCTCTGAAACACAAAGCATAAAATCCACTGAAAAaatatctgaaagaaaaaaatccaaagaaAATGGCCTCGGCATCTTGGAAAACACCAAAAAGGGAGAAGATACAGAAACTCTTTCAGGAAATG tagaatcaAGTGGTTTTGAATTGGTGGAAAAAATGTTTCAAGGGAAGCTGGTGTTGCGAACCCGCTGTCTGGAATGTGAGTCTTTCACAGAGAGGAGAGAAGATTTTCAGGATATCAGTGTGCCTGTTCTAGAAAGTGAACCACCAAAACTGGAGGACTCCTCTGACA TTTCTCCTGACCCAAGGCTTGAAACAAAGACTTTAAGATGGGCTATATCCCAGTTTGCATCAGTAGAGAGAATTGTTGGAGAGGACAAATATTTCTGCGAAAACTGCCATCATTACACCGAAGCAGAAAGAAGCCTTCTTTTTGACAAAATCCCAGACATTGTGACAATTCATCTGAAATGCTTTTCTGCAAATAGCTCTGA ATTTGATTGCTTTGGTGGTCTTTCCAAAGTAAACACAGCATTGTTGACTCCGCTGAATTTGTCTCTTGAGGAATGGAGTACAAATCAAACCAAGGACCTTTATGGGCTATTTGCAGTGGTAATGCACAGCGGAGTTACTATAAGCAGTGGACACTATACCGCTTATGTACGAATTCCAGAGATAAGTGATCTTGAAAGAGACCATATGAAAGCCCTTGTTGACCACAAGGATGTTCTACAAGCTGAGCCATTAAATGAGGAAGAGGCACGCATGAGTGATGCTAATTATGATGATGGAGAAGTATCATTTAGAGTGAATGGCTGTGTACCATCAGCTTCCAAAGTGAGCAAAAAGCAAACTGATACAGTAAGCCTTTTAGGAGGACAGAAAAGTAAACCTGACTTTCAGCAGTTACCAAACAAAACTGCTAAATCGGAAACTGTTTTAAACTCCTTTGGGGATAAAAGTTACAGTGCAAGCTTTAGTGTAGACCTTCAGTGTGACAAGTCAGACAAGAGGGACTGCAAATCTGCCAattcaacattttcttttttagaaaGCCTGAAAGAATATTTAGGAAAATGGCTTCTTTTTGATGATTCAGAAGTAAAAGTCACAGAAGAAAAAGACTTCATGACTGCTATTTCCCCAAACACACTTTCAACGTCCACTCCTTATTTGCTCTTCTAcaagaaattaatttaa
- the usp1 gene encoding ubiquitin carboxyl-terminal hydrolase 1 isoform X2: MYKMPGVTHCESQTVLSKSSPPRRNRLSLRFFQKKETKRALEFTETSATTESQNDEEKESEISSDQVVPTPQLSPPSCCVKKESLIPFVGLNNLGNTCYLNSILQVLCYCPGFKNGIKLLSEIISKKVENLSKEREQTQDKDTVKHELPASYEVVCSLSSLIHSMEHLQITFLSNPENYDSELAAQPRRLLNTLREVNPMYEGYLQHDAQEVLQCILGNIQEACQVMKKEMLINSQANDSIKNEQDTAKLETESKGLNGGDIETVNGSSAEITELETNENGKRKSDNEAGNVKKRTKLTKEPSAEEQRLTRSKRKSLPEKQDKRTDAPLKSDSGNSNNSQKKSKLGLNWLKSGKQPSILSKFCSLSKQSDSSSKCSETQSIKSTEKISERKKSKENGLGILENTKKGEDTETLSGNESSGFELVEKMFQGKLVLRTRCLECESFTERREDFQDISVPVLESEPPKLEDSSDISPDPRLETKTLRWAISQFASVERIVGEDKYFCENCHHYTEAERSLLFDKIPDIVTIHLKCFSANSSEFDCFGGLSKVNTALLTPLNLSLEEWSTNQTKDLYGLFAVVMHSGVTISSGHYTAYVRIPEISDLERDHMKALVDHKDVLQAEPLNEEEARMSDANYDDGEVSFRVNGCVPSASKVSKKQTDTVSLLGGQKSKPDFQQLPNKTAKSETVLNSFGDKSYSASFSVDLQCDKSDKRDCKSANSTFSFLESLKEYLGKWLLFDDSEVKVTEEKDFMTAISPNTLSTSTPYLLFYKKLI, from the exons ATGTATAAAATGCCAGGAGTCACTCACTGTGAAAGCCAAACAGTCCTATCCAAAAGCAGCCCTCCAAGAAGGAACCGCTTGTCTTTGCGCTTTTTTCAGAAGAAAGAAACCAAAAGGGCACTGGAATTTACTGAGACATCAGCAACAACAGAGAGTCAAAATGATGAGGAGAAGGAATCTGAGAT CAGCAGTGATCAAGTCGTTCCAACTCCTCAGTTATCACCGCCATCCTGCTGTGTGAAAAAAGAAAGTCTCATTCCATTTGTTGGTTTGAATAATCTTGGTAATACCTGCTACCTCAACAGCATACTTCAG gTATTGTGCTATTGTCCTGGATTTAAAAATGGAATCAAGCTTCTGTCTGAGATTATTTCTAAGAAGGTGGAAAATTTAAGTAAAGAAAGAGAGCAGACACAGGACAAG GATACTGTAAAGCATGAGTTACCTGCAAGTTATGAAGTTGTTTGCAGTTTGAGTTCTTTGATTCATTCTATGGAACACCTACAAATAACTTTTCTATCAAACCCAGAAAATTATGATTCTGAACTTGCTGCCCAACCAAGGAGACTTCTTAACACGCTGAG GGAGGTAAATCCTATGTATGAAGGCTATCTACAGCATGATGCACAAGAAGTTTTGCAgtgtattttgggaaatattcaAGAGGCTTGTCAGGTTATGAAAAAGGAAATGCTGATAAACTCACAGGCGAATGATTCCATTAAGAATGAGCAGGACACTGCTAAGTTGGAAACTGAGAGCAAAGGATTAAATGGTGGTGACATAGAGACTGTAAATGGCAGCTCTGCTGAAATAACTGAATTGGAGACAAATGAAAATGGCAAAAGGAAAAGTGATAACGAGGCTGGAAATGTAAAGAAAAGGACCAAATTAACAAAAGAACCATCAGCAGAAGAACAGAGATTAACCAGATCTAAAAGGAAGTCACTTCCAGAAAAACAGGATAAAAGAACTGATGCCCCCCTTAAGAGTGACAGTGgaaattcaaataattcacagaaAAAATCAAAGCTAGGGTTAAACTGGCTGAAATCTGGTAAACAACCTAGCATATTATCTAAGTTTTGTAGCTTGAGTAAACAGTCAGACTCTTCATCCAAATGCTCTGAAACACAAAGCATAAAATCCACTGAAAAaatatctgaaagaaaaaaatccaaagaaAATGGCCTCGGCATCTTGGAAAACACCAAAAAGGGAGAAGATACAGAAACTCTTTCAGGAAATG aatcaAGTGGTTTTGAATTGGTGGAAAAAATGTTTCAAGGGAAGCTGGTGTTGCGAACCCGCTGTCTGGAATGTGAGTCTTTCACAGAGAGGAGAGAAGATTTTCAGGATATCAGTGTGCCTGTTCTAGAAAGTGAACCACCAAAACTGGAGGACTCCTCTGACA TTTCTCCTGACCCAAGGCTTGAAACAAAGACTTTAAGATGGGCTATATCCCAGTTTGCATCAGTAGAGAGAATTGTTGGAGAGGACAAATATTTCTGCGAAAACTGCCATCATTACACCGAAGCAGAAAGAAGCCTTCTTTTTGACAAAATCCCAGACATTGTGACAATTCATCTGAAATGCTTTTCTGCAAATAGCTCTGA ATTTGATTGCTTTGGTGGTCTTTCCAAAGTAAACACAGCATTGTTGACTCCGCTGAATTTGTCTCTTGAGGAATGGAGTACAAATCAAACCAAGGACCTTTATGGGCTATTTGCAGTGGTAATGCACAGCGGAGTTACTATAAGCAGTGGACACTATACCGCTTATGTACGAATTCCAGAGATAAGTGATCTTGAAAGAGACCATATGAAAGCCCTTGTTGACCACAAGGATGTTCTACAAGCTGAGCCATTAAATGAGGAAGAGGCACGCATGAGTGATGCTAATTATGATGATGGAGAAGTATCATTTAGAGTGAATGGCTGTGTACCATCAGCTTCCAAAGTGAGCAAAAAGCAAACTGATACAGTAAGCCTTTTAGGAGGACAGAAAAGTAAACCTGACTTTCAGCAGTTACCAAACAAAACTGCTAAATCGGAAACTGTTTTAAACTCCTTTGGGGATAAAAGTTACAGTGCAAGCTTTAGTGTAGACCTTCAGTGTGACAAGTCAGACAAGAGGGACTGCAAATCTGCCAattcaacattttcttttttagaaaGCCTGAAAGAATATTTAGGAAAATGGCTTCTTTTTGATGATTCAGAAGTAAAAGTCACAGAAGAAAAAGACTTCATGACTGCTATTTCCCCAAACACACTTTCAACGTCCACTCCTTATTTGCTCTTCTAcaagaaattaatttaa
- the usp1 gene encoding ubiquitin carboxyl-terminal hydrolase 1 isoform X1, which yields MYKMPGVTHCESQTVLSKSSPPRRNRLSLRFFQKKETKRALEFTETSATTESQNDEEKESEISSDQVVPTPQLSPPSCCVKKESLIPFVGLNNLGNTCYLNSILQVLCYCPGFKNGIKLLSEIISKKVENLSKEREQTQDKDTVKHELPASYEVVCSLSSLIHSMEHLQITFLSNPENYDSELAAQPRRLLNTLREVNPMYEGYLQHDAQEVLQCILGNIQEACQVMKKEMLINSQANDSIKNEQDTAKLETESKGLNGGDIETVNGSSAEITELETNENGKRKSDNEAGNVKKRTKLTKEPSAEEQRLTRSKRKSLPEKQDKRTDAPLKSDSGNSNNSQKKSKLGLNWLKSGKQPSILSKFCSLSKQSDSSSKCSETQSIKSTEKISERKKSKENGLGILENTKKGEDTETLSGNVESSGFELVEKMFQGKLVLRTRCLECESFTERREDFQDISVPVLESEPPKLEDSSDISPDPRLETKTLRWAISQFASVERIVGEDKYFCENCHHYTEAERSLLFDKIPDIVTIHLKCFSANSSEFDCFGGLSKVNTALLTPLNLSLEEWSTNQTKDLYGLFAVVMHSGVTISSGHYTAYVRIPEISDLERDHMKALVDHKDVLQAEPLNEEEARMSDANYDDGEVSFRVNGCVPSASKVSKKQTDTVSLLGGQKSKPDFQQLPNKTAKSETVLNSFGDKSYSASFSVDLQCDKSDKRDCKSANSTFSFLESLKEYLGKWLLFDDSEVKVTEEKDFMTAISPNTLSTSTPYLLFYKKLI from the exons ATGTATAAAATGCCAGGAGTCACTCACTGTGAAAGCCAAACAGTCCTATCCAAAAGCAGCCCTCCAAGAAGGAACCGCTTGTCTTTGCGCTTTTTTCAGAAGAAAGAAACCAAAAGGGCACTGGAATTTACTGAGACATCAGCAACAACAGAGAGTCAAAATGATGAGGAGAAGGAATCTGAGAT CAGCAGTGATCAAGTCGTTCCAACTCCTCAGTTATCACCGCCATCCTGCTGTGTGAAAAAAGAAAGTCTCATTCCATTTGTTGGTTTGAATAATCTTGGTAATACCTGCTACCTCAACAGCATACTTCAG gTATTGTGCTATTGTCCTGGATTTAAAAATGGAATCAAGCTTCTGTCTGAGATTATTTCTAAGAAGGTGGAAAATTTAAGTAAAGAAAGAGAGCAGACACAGGACAAG GATACTGTAAAGCATGAGTTACCTGCAAGTTATGAAGTTGTTTGCAGTTTGAGTTCTTTGATTCATTCTATGGAACACCTACAAATAACTTTTCTATCAAACCCAGAAAATTATGATTCTGAACTTGCTGCCCAACCAAGGAGACTTCTTAACACGCTGAG GGAGGTAAATCCTATGTATGAAGGCTATCTACAGCATGATGCACAAGAAGTTTTGCAgtgtattttgggaaatattcaAGAGGCTTGTCAGGTTATGAAAAAGGAAATGCTGATAAACTCACAGGCGAATGATTCCATTAAGAATGAGCAGGACACTGCTAAGTTGGAAACTGAGAGCAAAGGATTAAATGGTGGTGACATAGAGACTGTAAATGGCAGCTCTGCTGAAATAACTGAATTGGAGACAAATGAAAATGGCAAAAGGAAAAGTGATAACGAGGCTGGAAATGTAAAGAAAAGGACCAAATTAACAAAAGAACCATCAGCAGAAGAACAGAGATTAACCAGATCTAAAAGGAAGTCACTTCCAGAAAAACAGGATAAAAGAACTGATGCCCCCCTTAAGAGTGACAGTGgaaattcaaataattcacagaaAAAATCAAAGCTAGGGTTAAACTGGCTGAAATCTGGTAAACAACCTAGCATATTATCTAAGTTTTGTAGCTTGAGTAAACAGTCAGACTCTTCATCCAAATGCTCTGAAACACAAAGCATAAAATCCACTGAAAAaatatctgaaagaaaaaaatccaaagaaAATGGCCTCGGCATCTTGGAAAACACCAAAAAGGGAGAAGATACAGAAACTCTTTCAGGAAATG tagaatcaAGTGGTTTTGAATTGGTGGAAAAAATGTTTCAAGGGAAGCTGGTGTTGCGAACCCGCTGTCTGGAATGTGAGTCTTTCACAGAGAGGAGAGAAGATTTTCAGGATATCAGTGTGCCTGTTCTAGAAAGTGAACCACCAAAACTGGAGGACTCCTCTGACA TTTCTCCTGACCCAAGGCTTGAAACAAAGACTTTAAGATGGGCTATATCCCAGTTTGCATCAGTAGAGAGAATTGTTGGAGAGGACAAATATTTCTGCGAAAACTGCCATCATTACACCGAAGCAGAAAGAAGCCTTCTTTTTGACAAAATCCCAGACATTGTGACAATTCATCTGAAATGCTTTTCTGCAAATAGCTCTGA ATTTGATTGCTTTGGTGGTCTTTCCAAAGTAAACACAGCATTGTTGACTCCGCTGAATTTGTCTCTTGAGGAATGGAGTACAAATCAAACCAAGGACCTTTATGGGCTATTTGCAGTGGTAATGCACAGCGGAGTTACTATAAGCAGTGGACACTATACCGCTTATGTACGAATTCCAGAGATAAGTGATCTTGAAAGAGACCATATGAAAGCCCTTGTTGACCACAAGGATGTTCTACAAGCTGAGCCATTAAATGAGGAAGAGGCACGCATGAGTGATGCTAATTATGATGATGGAGAAGTATCATTTAGAGTGAATGGCTGTGTACCATCAGCTTCCAAAGTGAGCAAAAAGCAAACTGATACAGTAAGCCTTTTAGGAGGACAGAAAAGTAAACCTGACTTTCAGCAGTTACCAAACAAAACTGCTAAATCGGAAACTGTTTTAAACTCCTTTGGGGATAAAAGTTACAGTGCAAGCTTTAGTGTAGACCTTCAGTGTGACAAGTCAGACAAGAGGGACTGCAAATCTGCCAattcaacattttcttttttagaaaGCCTGAAAGAATATTTAGGAAAATGGCTTCTTTTTGATGATTCAGAAGTAAAAGTCACAGAAGAAAAAGACTTCATGACTGCTATTTCCCCAAACACACTTTCAACGTCCACTCCTTATTTGCTCTTCTAcaagaaattaatttaa